One window of the Pyrus communis chromosome 17, drPyrComm1.1, whole genome shotgun sequence genome contains the following:
- the LOC137721955 gene encoding auxin-responsive protein SAUR36-like, with protein sequence MIRSRKDETQCQRLDPPARTYNPISKFFTLARSLQRGAKELCSPNSGYIRIRGAPEETKATKPVGVPKGHMAVYVGESDADTHRYLVPVLYFNHPLFGELLKEAEKVYGYNHPGRIVIPCGVSEFEKVQMKIAAGDQCPRRRRKNRRYW encoded by the coding sequence ATGATCCGATCCAGAAAAGACGAAACTCAGTGCCAAAGACTGGATCCTCCAGCCCGAACCTACAACCCGATTTCGAAATTCTTCACCTTGGCTCGCTCTCTTCAACGCGGAGCCAAGGAACTCTGCTCCCCAAACTCGGGTTATATTCGGATCCGTGGAGCCCCGGAGGAAACAAAAGCCACGAAACCGGTTGGTGTGCCGAAGGGGCACATGGCTGTGTACGTCGGCGAATCAGACGCTGACACGCATAGGTATTTAGTGCCGGTCTTGTACTTCAATCACCCTCTGTTTGGGGAGCTGTTGAAGGAGGCTGAGAAGGTTTACGGATACAATCATCCGGGTCGGATCGTGATACCTTGTGGGGTTTCGGAGTTTGAGAAAGTGCAGATGAAGATTGCTGCAGGGGACCAGTGCCCACGGCGGAGAAGAAAAAACCGTCGTTATTGGTGA